A genome region from Rhodopseudomonas boonkerdii includes the following:
- a CDS encoding methyl-accepting chemotaxis protein → MVPAVPPAAANEGDDTDAADISALIARLTSEVNEIACEKTGAIQHITNQMKMLALNALIESSRAGPQGAGFAVVAQEVRNVGQQVETIARDLESQLTARTGSLMASIKEMTERARGERMVDLALNAIELIDRNLYERTCDVRWWATDSAVVDGAAHPDDETLTHVSERLAVILGAYTVYLDLWLCDMQGNVIASGRGGRFDLHGQNVADTAWFRDARSLRSGNDYVAGDVERQPLLGNAQVATYCASVREGGKANSRAIGVLAIHFNWEAQARAIVGGVRVDDDKTRVLLVDSNLRVIAASDGQDPFGERISLALNGRTNGFYQDRSGRLIAFHATPGYETYKGLGWYGVIIRGN, encoded by the coding sequence ATGGTGCCCGCAGTCCCGCCCGCGGCAGCAAACGAGGGTGACGATACCGATGCCGCCGACATTTCCGCGCTGATCGCGCGCCTGACCAGCGAGGTCAACGAGATCGCCTGTGAGAAAACGGGGGCGATTCAGCACATTACCAATCAAATGAAGATGCTGGCACTGAACGCGCTGATCGAAAGCTCGCGCGCCGGCCCACAGGGTGCGGGCTTCGCCGTCGTCGCGCAGGAGGTTCGTAATGTCGGCCAGCAGGTCGAGACCATTGCGCGCGACCTGGAATCGCAGCTTACCGCCCGCACCGGCAGCCTGATGGCCTCGATCAAGGAGATGACCGAGCGCGCCCGCGGCGAACGCATGGTGGATCTTGCACTCAATGCCATCGAGCTGATCGACCGGAATCTCTATGAGCGCACCTGCGACGTGCGCTGGTGGGCGACCGATTCCGCGGTTGTCGACGGCGCGGCGCATCCAGACGACGAGACGCTAACCCATGTGTCCGAACGTCTGGCTGTGATCCTCGGCGCCTACACCGTCTATCTCGACCTATGGCTCTGCGACATGCAGGGCAATGTGATCGCCAGCGGCCGCGGCGGCCGCTTCGACCTACACGGCCAAAACGTCGCCGACACCGCATGGTTTCGCGATGCCCGCAGCCTGCGCTCGGGCAACGACTATGTGGCCGGTGATGTCGAACGTCAGCCATTGCTCGGCAATGCACAGGTCGCAACTTATTGCGCCAGCGTGCGCGAAGGTGGAAAGGCCAATAGCCGCGCGATAGGCGTGCTCGCCATTCACTTCAACTGGGAAGCGCAGGCTCGCGCCATTGTCGGGGGCGTTCGCGTGGATGACGACAAGACACGCGTGCTGCTGGTGGACTCCAATCTGCGCGTGATCGCTGCCTCCGACGGGCAGGACCCGTTCGGCGAACGCATCTCGCTGGCGCTGAACGGCCGCACCAATGGTTTCTATCAGGACCGCTCCGGCCGCCTCATCGCCTTCCATGCCACACCCGGCTACGAAACCTATAAAGGCCTCGGCTGGTATGGCGTGATCATTCGCGGGAACTGA